One Triticum dicoccoides isolate Atlit2015 ecotype Zavitan chromosome 5B, WEW_v2.0, whole genome shotgun sequence genomic window carries:
- the LOC119305246 gene encoding cation/H(+) antiporter 28-like: protein MDCSMTSSVLSANYNTVLFEFGVILVTSKILYALLRNVYQPRVFSDLLLGIILAQFRVLSITNAINLVFGKIGGFIFAPYLFALGVEMDPFSLLDTPAADAVIAYAGIASTCVLVTLCHGAITSTSRTHTGIVHERSLRAFLGLAAALANTASPVLTRLATDLKIAKTNVGRLAVGAGITSDMVTTLLIALGSMVWRDSDADAAAPFAQPALTASVLAVVVMSAFMSRAMADWVDGRNPEGRRMRGFDLSLVALVAATLCWFISVLRLDINMAAFLVGLAFPSDGRVSRLLVSKINFVLSSFVLPLYVAHVCLSLRQTTDDIEVAGLKPDEGLRAYVMQLPFPWWKVFLATSMGTLGKLVGCTGVGLLRGLGWLEALALGMLLNVKGYFHIYCALAAFEAGIITDKSFMAIIFVVALNVAVTPMVGMGIASWARRSVQWRLMGLQHHDPSTELRLVAGLRGPQEVPTLAFLMESLRWGAGNGEIACYAVDMVQLTDQTASSIVKSGGLDGVTVVDEEVAEMRKLIGEALDAYQAECGGVGGKVKVRRLLALSSFPDMHSDLCICAEDAMAALILVPFHKTQCLDGTMDGGHFGFRLVNQKVLQLAPCSVGIIVDRGLGKQQRPDSTAQASVVVVFIGGADDREALTLASFMCKRQASVRLTALRVVQNAMAQARAKARTSLFESKSKRHMPLAAATTTGQEELQAQADDKFFAEFYRKHVAGNKSVGYLEKHVADGAELVAVLRGMQGDYRLFVVGKGRDRNSVLTEGLDEWAECLELGPVGDILASSDFSTTASVLIVQQYDAKKHYKVIDEEFMPL from the exons ATGGATTGCTCGATGACGAGCAGCGTGCTGTCGGCCAACTACAACACGGTGCTGTTCGAGTTCGGCGTCATCCTCGTCACCAGCAAGATCTTGTACGCCCTCCTCCGCAACGTCTACCAGCCCCGCGTCTTCTCCGACCTCCTC CTGGGCATCATCCTCGCGCAGTTCCGCGTCCTCTCCATCACCAACGCCATCAACCTGGTGTTCGGCAAGATCGGCGGCTTCATCTTCGCGCCATACCTCTTCGCGCTCGGCGTCGAGATGGACCCCTTCTCGCTCCTCGACACCCCCGCCGCCGACGCCGTCATCGCCTACGCCGGCATCGCCTCCACCTGCGTCCTCGTCACGCTCTGCCACGGCGCCATCACCTCCACCTCTCGTACCCACACCGGCATCGTCCACGAGCGCTCCCTCCGCGCCTTCCTCGGCCTCGCCGCCGCTCTCGCCAACACCGCCTCCCCCGTCCTCACCCGCCTCGCCACCGACCTCAAGATCGCCAAGACCAACGTCGGCCGCCTCGCCGTCGGTGCCGGCATCACCTCCGACATGGTCACCACCCTACTCATCGCGCTCGGCAGCATGGTGTGGCGCGACagcgacgccgacgccgccgcgcccTTCGCGCAGCCCGCGCTCACGGCGTCCGTCCTCGCGGTCGTCGTCATGTCCGCCTTCATGTCCCGGGCCATGGCCGACTGGGTGGACGGCCGCAACCCCGAGGGCCGGCGCATGCGCGGCTTCGACCTTTCCCTCGTCGCGCTCGTGGCCGCCACGCTCTGCTGGTTCATCTCCGTGCTCCGCCTCGACATCAACATGGCCGCCTTCCTCGTCGGCCTCGCGTTCCCCAGTGACGGCCGGGTGTCGCGGTTGCTCGTCAGCAAGATCAACTTCGTGCTCTCCTCCTTCGTGCTGCCGCTCTACGTCGCCCATGTCTGCCTCTCGCTCCGGCAAACCACCGATGACATCGAGGTCGCGGGCCTCAAGCCCGACGAGGGCCTCCGCGCCTATGTCATGCAGCTGCCCTTCCCATGGTGGAAGGTCTTCTTGGCCACCTCCATGGGCACGCTCGGCAAGctcgtcggctgcaccggcgtcggCCTGCTCCGGGGCCTCGGCTGGCTCGAGGCGCTCGCGCTCGGCATGCTGCTCAACGTCAAGGGCTACTTCCACATCTACTGTGCGCTCGCCGCCTTCGAGGCCGGCATCATCACCGACAAGTCCTTCATGGCCATCATCTTCGTGGTGGCGCTCAACGTCGCCGTCACGCCCATGGTAGGGATGGGGATCGCGTCCTGGGCACGCCGGAGCGTGCAGTGGCGCCTCATGGGCCTCCAGCACCACGACCCGTCCACCGAGCTgcgcctcgtcgccggcctccGCGGCCCGCAGGAAGTGCCGACCCTCGCGTTCCTCATGGAGTCGCTCCGGTGGGGCGCCGGCAACGGCGAGATCGCGTGCTACGCCGTGGACATGGTGCAGCTGACGGACCAGACGGCGTCTTCAATCGTGAAAAGCGGTGGGTTGGACGGCGTGACGGTAGTGGACGAGGAGGTGGCGGAGATGCGGAAGCTCATCGGCGAGGCGCTAGACGCGTaccaggcggagtgcggtggcGTGGGCGGCAAGGTGAAGGTGCGCCGGCTGCTGGCGCTGTCGTCGTTCCCGGACATGCACAGCGACCTGTGCATCTGCGCCGAGGACGCCATGGCGGCGCTCATCCTAGTGCCGTTCCACAAGACACAGTGCCTGGACGGCACCATGGACGGCGGACACTTCGGGTTCCGGCTGGTGAACCAAAAGGTGCTGCAGCTAGCGCCATGCTCGGTGGGGATCATCGTGGACCGCGGCCTCGGCAAGCAGCAGCGTCCAGACAGCACGGCGCAGGCGTCGGTGGTGGTGGTGTTCATCGGCGGCGCGGACGACCGGGAGGCGCTGACACTGGCGTCGTTCATGTGCAAGCGGCAGGCTTCGGTGCGGCTGACGGCGCTACGGGTGGTGCAGAACGCGATGGCGCAGGCGCGGGCTAAGGCGCGTACGAGCCTCTTCGAGTCCAAGAGCAAGCGGCATATGCctctggcggcggcgacgacgacggggcagGAGGAGCTGCAGGCGCAGGCGGACGACAAGTTCTTCGCCGAGTTCTACCGGAAGCACGTCGCCGGCAACAAGTCCGTCGGGTACCTGGAGAAGCACGTGGCGGACGGGGCGGAGCTGGTGGCGGTGCTGCGGGGAATGCAGGGGGACTACCGGCTTTTCGTGGTGGGCAAGGGAAGGGACCGCAACTCGGTGCTCACCGAGGGGCTGGATGAGTGGGCGGAGTGCCTGGAGCTCGGGCCCGTCGGCGACATCCTAGCCTCGTCGGACTTCTCGACGACGGCGTCCGTGCTCATCGTGCAGCAGTACGACGCCAAGAAGCACTACAAGGTCATCGATGAGGAGTTCATGCCCTTGTAA